A genomic window from Anthonomus grandis grandis chromosome 2, icAntGran1.3, whole genome shotgun sequence includes:
- the LOC126733546 gene encoding uncharacterized protein LOC126733546 produces the protein MEEPAIKDHLESSSVFRGTSSDIQNDLVESITCVVQEIILEELKNTEFVSVQADETTDISCCAQFSVILRYVCKNEIVERFLGFYDVSGDKTAVGLSNKILEVLKLCQVEKKLVSQTYDGASVKIMKFIEDSDKFDPENTNLAIGLIKILKQPKLVLMLCLFYKICFKEVEQTIKNISDLCKDETIASCVDQCDEFLGDAISENIKMNFKTVAFEVIDTIIVQLQERFSDIHKLSFINLFDREKYPDYLKQSPKYLYQKLDSTYPKIFNLLKLENELSVIYACDIKQHLEPLQLFNYIYDNDLNDVFSKSIKLLRLIFTVPVTSASSERSMSTLKRIKTYLRNSMKNEWLPALSTLSIEKDIVGDYNRHPQFKEKIIDNFAMSKSRRIELLYKAI, from the coding sequence ATGGAGGAACCTGCCATTAAGGATCACTTAGAAAGCAGTTCGGTTTTTAGAGGGACATCGAGTGACATCCAGAATGATCTTGTTGAATCTATCACATGTGTAGTTCAGgaaataattttagaagaattaaaaaacacCGAATTTGTTTCTGTTCAAGCTGACGAAACTACAGACATTTCGTGTTGTGCGCAATTTAGTGTTATTTTGAGGTATGTCTGTAAAAATGAGATAGTAGAAAGATTTCTTGGATTTTATGATGTATCTGGTGATAAGACGGCCGTAGGtcttagtaataaaatattggaaGTGTTAAAATTATGCCAAGTCGAAAAAAAACTTGTATCTCAAACTTATGACGGGGCTAgtgtaaaaattatgaaattcaTAGAAGATTCTGATAAATTCGATCCAGAAAATACTAATTTGGCTATAggtttaatcaaaatattaaaacaacctAAACTTGTTCTTATGTTatgtcttttttataaaatttgtttcaaagaagtagaacaaacaattaaaaatatatctgacTTATGTAAAGATGAAACTATTGCTTCTTGTGTAGACCAATGTGACGAATTTTTAGGTGACGCGATTTCTGAGAATATTAAGATGAATTTTAAGACAGTTGCATTTGAGGTAATTGATACAATTATTGTTCAATTGCAGGAACGATTTAGCGATATTcacaaattatcatttataaatcTTTTTGATAGGGAAAAATATCCCGATTATTTAAAACAATCCCCAAAATACCTTTACCAAAAATTGGATAGTACCtatccaaaaatttttaatttattaaaattagaaaatgaactatcagttATATATGCTTGTGATATTAAACAACATTTAGAACCattacaattatttaattatatttatgataatgatttaaatgatgttttttctaaaagtataaaattattgaGGCTAATTTTTACTGTACCAGTGACCAGTGCCTCCTCAGAAAGATCTATGAGTAccttaaaacgaataaaaacatatttgagAAACTCGATGAAGAACGAATGGTTGCCAGCGTTATCCACGCTATCTATAGAAAAAGATATCGTTGGAGATTACAATCGACACccacaatttaaagaaaaaatcattgATAATTTTGCTATGAGCAAATCGCGTCGTATTGAACTTCTTTATAAAGCAATATGA